From a region of the Deinococcus aestuarii genome:
- a CDS encoding N-acetylmuramoyl-L-alanine amidase, with amino-acid sequence MLDLAMLPRRALLTLALLAVPALTAARAAPEVFVAYPPEGHRVTFDHVLLEGSVPPGAGLRVSGQPVSVGADGLFILWWPLRVGTNDLRLVTTLNGQTGTRTLRVIRTATGPLPATPTTIDRKSVAPGVAYEFWDTARDSPDERAVPVSFRGSPGGRAAFRVGSGPWTPLREVGPGRYETEYVVPVAARLEEAAVTVSLTGRGGRVVTATAPGRLTSTGEGPRTGTQRPGTVRGLGLNEGSNAVTTLEGKPFLYPRDGMTFTLVGRVGEDVRARLAPGVSVLITERQLDVTDGAPAPALGGEVTLDPAPAEAAPPPPAAPVPLLPALPFTPLVPANTPNGVFPPAAPGGALRLRLPLSGARVPFTVAQEGEGRRLTLTLYGLGTPPILPAPLTDPLVARVTAEPVALGVTRLSLDLTAPQLWGFTANYDGDDLLLTVRRPPTLDPARPLAGRVIVVDPGHGGTQFGGAGSLRVPEKDLTLPVARRVAELLRAQGADAVLTRDADVTLGLYERDLLAEARGADLLVSIHANALPDGRDPRGIRGPEVYFTHPQAQAPAAAILAALRRTLPDLGPGQGLKPGADLALTRPTTQPSLLVETAYLTDPGNLRVLMDPGGRERFAQAISAGIADFYTAELKED; translated from the coding sequence GTGCTAGACCTCGCTATGCTGCCGCGCCGCGCCTTGCTCACGCTCGCCCTGCTCGCTGTCCCGGCCCTGACCGCCGCGCGGGCCGCGCCGGAGGTGTTCGTCGCCTATCCGCCGGAGGGGCACCGGGTCACCTTCGATCATGTCCTGCTGGAGGGAAGCGTGCCGCCCGGGGCGGGGCTCAGGGTGAGCGGTCAGCCGGTGTCCGTCGGGGCAGACGGCCTCTTCATCCTGTGGTGGCCGCTGCGGGTGGGCACGAACGACCTGCGGCTGGTCACGACGCTGAACGGCCAGACGGGCACGCGGACGTTGCGGGTCATCCGCACGGCGACGGGGCCGCTGCCCGCCACGCCCACGACCATCGACCGCAAGAGTGTGGCGCCGGGTGTGGCCTACGAGTTCTGGGACACGGCCCGGGACTCTCCGGACGAGCGCGCCGTGCCCGTGTCCTTCCGGGGCTCGCCGGGCGGTCGGGCGGCCTTCCGCGTGGGAAGCGGCCCCTGGACCCCCCTGCGCGAGGTCGGGCCGGGCCGGTACGAGACCGAGTACGTGGTTCCCGTCGCCGCCCGGCTGGAGGAGGCCGCCGTGACCGTGAGCCTCACCGGGCGGGGCGGCAGGGTGGTCACGGCCACCGCACCGGGGCGCCTGACGAGCACGGGCGAGGGGCCCCGCACCGGCACCCAGCGGCCCGGCACCGTGCGCGGCCTGGGCCTGAACGAGGGAAGCAACGCGGTGACCACCCTGGAGGGCAAGCCGTTCCTGTACCCCCGTGACGGCATGACCTTCACGCTCGTCGGGCGGGTGGGGGAGGACGTGCGCGCCCGCCTCGCCCCCGGCGTGAGCGTGCTGATCACCGAGAGGCAACTGGACGTGACGGACGGGGCCCCCGCGCCCGCCCTGGGTGGAGAGGTGACGCTGGACCCCGCGCCCGCCGAGGCCGCCCCGCCTCCCCCTGCGGCCCCCGTCCCGTTGCTCCCGGCCCTGCCCTTCACGCCCCTCGTGCCCGCGAACACGCCGAACGGGGTCTTTCCCCCCGCTGCCCCCGGTGGGGCCCTGCGCCTGCGCCTTCCCCTCAGCGGTGCCCGCGTCCCCTTCACCGTCGCCCAGGAGGGTGAGGGACGCCGCCTGACCCTGACCCTGTACGGCCTGGGCACGCCGCCGATCCTCCCCGCCCCCCTCACCGATCCGCTGGTCGCGCGGGTGACCGCCGAGCCCGTCGCGCTGGGAGTCACGCGGCTGAGCCTCGACCTGACCGCGCCGCAGCTCTGGGGCTTCACCGCCAACTACGACGGCGATGACCTGCTCCTCACCGTGCGCCGCCCGCCGACCCTCGACCCGGCGCGTCCGCTCGCGGGGCGGGTGATCGTCGTCGATCCCGGGCACGGCGGCACCCAGTTCGGCGGGGCGGGAAGCCTGCGGGTGCCCGAGAAAGACCTCACCCTGCCCGTGGCCCGCCGCGTGGCCGAGTTGCTGCGCGCCCAGGGCGCCGACGCCGTGCTCACCCGCGACGCCGACGTGACCCTCGGCCTGTACGAGCGCGACCTCCTCGCCGAGGCGCGGGGCGCCGACCTCCTCGTCTCCATCCACGCCAACGCCCTGCCCGACGGGCGCGACCCGCGCGGCATCCGGGGCCCGGAGGTCTACTTCACCCACCCGCAGGCACAGGCCCCCGCCGCCGCCATCCTCGCCGCCCTGCGCCGCACGCTGCCCGACCTGGGACCCGGACAGGGCCTCAAGCCCGGCGCCGACCTCGCCCTGACGAGGCCCACCACCCAGCCCAGCCTGCTCGTCGAGACGGCGTACCTGACCGACCCGGGGAACCTGCGTGTCCTGATGGACCCGGGCGGGCGCGAGCGCTTCGCGCAGGCCATCTCGGCGGGCATCGCGGATTTCTATACGGCGGAGTTGAAAGAGGACTGA
- a CDS encoding class I SAM-dependent methyltransferase yields MTEYRDPEYARAYLAAQDAVPQRGVGERLLLDLLPVHTRRVLDLGCGDGRLLALVRSRFEQAEGVALDASEAMLEAARARFAGQVGVTAAHHDLNDPLPDLGTFDAVVSGFAIHHLPDERKRTLYREVRARLAPGGVFLNLEHVASVNEREHARFLALLGGKEDQSNRLAPAWTQVEWLREVGFMQADVAWKWLELVLLVGWVD; encoded by the coding sequence ATGACCGAGTACCGCGACCCCGAGTACGCCCGCGCCTACCTTGCCGCGCAGGACGCCGTGCCCCAGCGGGGGGTGGGGGAGAGGCTGCTCCTCGACCTCCTGCCCGTCCACACCCGGCGGGTGCTCGACCTGGGGTGTGGGGACGGGCGGCTGCTCGCCCTCGTCCGCTCACGCTTCGAGCAGGCGGAGGGGGTGGCGCTCGACGCGTCGGAGGCGATGCTGGAGGCGGCCCGCGCCCGTTTCGCGGGGCAAGTCGGCGTGACTGCGGCCCATCACGACCTGAACGACCCGCTGCCCGACCTGGGAACGTTCGACGCCGTGGTGAGCGGCTTCGCCATCCACCATCTGCCCGACGAGCGCAAGCGGACCCTGTACCGGGAGGTTCGTGCCCGTCTCGCGCCCGGCGGCGTCTTCCTGAACCTCGAACACGTCGCCAGCGTGAATGAGCGTGAGCACGCCCGCTTCCTCGCGCTGCTGGGTGGGAAAGAGGATCAGAGCAACCGCCTCGCTCCCGCCTGGACGCAGGTGGAGTGGTTGCGGGAGGTGGGGTTCATGCAGGCGGACGTGGCGTGGAAGTGGCTGGAACTCGTCCTGCTGGTCGGGTGGGTGGACTGA
- the leuB gene encoding 3-isopropylmalate dehydrogenase, translating into MPKVVTLPGDGIGPEVTAAAVEVLREVAPDVTIEEHAIGGGAYDTSGDPFPQRTRDALRDADAVLLGTVGGPQNSPWNSLPRHLRPESGLLALRKALGCYANLRPVRVQPGLEHLSPLKPELARGVDILIVRELLGGIYFDGDRKIEGNTAYNTMRYTTPEVERVARVAFWAAEQRRGRVTSVDKANVLEVSELWRRDVTALQGREYRNVHLNHEYVDSVAMLIVADPGRYDVIVTENLFGDILSDLAAVIPGSLGLMPSASLGDGPGLFEPIHGSAPDITGQGIANPAAAIMSAGMLLRHSLHRPEAANQIDRAVALALREHPTRDLGGKADTRTFTHAVLDGVASPSVG; encoded by the coding sequence ATGCCTAAGGTCGTTACCCTGCCCGGCGACGGCATCGGGCCGGAGGTCACCGCCGCCGCCGTCGAGGTGCTGCGCGAAGTGGCGCCCGACGTGACCATCGAAGAGCACGCCATCGGGGGCGGTGCGTATGACACGTCCGGCGATCCCTTCCCCCAGCGCACCCGCGACGCGCTGAGGGACGCGGACGCCGTGCTGCTCGGCACGGTGGGCGGGCCGCAGAACAGCCCGTGGAACAGTCTCCCCCGCCACCTGCGCCCCGAGAGCGGCCTGCTCGCGCTGCGCAAGGCGCTGGGCTGTTACGCCAACCTGCGGCCCGTGCGGGTGCAGCCGGGGCTGGAACACCTCTCGCCGCTCAAGCCCGAGCTGGCGCGTGGGGTGGACATCCTGATCGTGCGCGAGCTGCTAGGCGGCATCTACTTCGATGGGGACCGCAAGATCGAGGGCAACACGGCCTACAACACCATGCGCTACACGACGCCCGAGGTCGAGCGGGTGGCCCGCGTCGCCTTCTGGGCCGCCGAGCAGCGCCGGGGCCGGGTGACGAGCGTGGACAAGGCGAACGTGCTGGAGGTCTCCGAACTCTGGCGCCGCGACGTGACCGCCCTGCAAGGCCGCGAGTACCGCAACGTGCACCTGAACCACGAGTACGTGGATTCGGTCGCCATGCTGATCGTCGCCGACCCCGGCCGCTACGACGTGATCGTCACGGAAAACCTCTTCGGGGACATCCTCTCCGACCTCGCCGCCGTGATCCCGGGCAGCCTGGGTCTGATGCCGAGCGCGAGCCTGGGGGACGGCCCGGGCCTCTTCGAGCCCATCCACGGGAGCGCCCCCGACATCACCGGGCAGGGGATTGCCAACCCCGCCGCCGCGATCATGAGCGCCGGGATGCTGTTGCGCCACTCGCTGCACCGCCCCGAGGCCGCCAACCAGATCGACCGCGCGGTGGCCCTGGCCCTGCGCGAGCACCCTACCCGCGACCTGGGCGGGAAGGCGGACACGCGGACCTTCACCCACGCCGTGCTGGACGGGGTGGCGAGCCCGAGCGTCGGGTAA
- a CDS encoding 3-isopropylmalate dehydratase small subunit: MPTVHVFARDHINTDEIIPARHLTTDVEAELAPYAMEDYDKGFVKRVQKGDIIVAGADFGCGSSREHAVWALRGAGVSAVIAPNFARIYYRNSINNGFLALECDGIVEAFQDGDEADLDLTGGTITNRRTGQTLTFVPVPQFALDVQRAGGWLEYMKERDDAAAVRAAQGEATHA, encoded by the coding sequence ATGCCCACTGTCCACGTCTTCGCCCGCGACCACATCAACACCGACGAGATCATCCCTGCACGCCACCTGACGACCGACGTGGAGGCCGAACTCGCGCCCTACGCGATGGAGGATTACGACAAGGGCTTCGTGAAGCGCGTCCAGAAGGGCGACATTATCGTCGCCGGGGCGGACTTCGGGTGTGGCTCCAGCCGCGAGCACGCCGTCTGGGCGCTGCGCGGGGCGGGCGTGTCCGCCGTGATCGCCCCCAACTTCGCGCGCATCTACTACCGCAACTCGATCAACAACGGCTTCCTCGCGCTGGAGTGCGACGGCATCGTGGAGGCGTTTCAGGACGGTGACGAGGCCGACCTCGACCTCACGGGCGGCACGATCACGAACAGGCGGACCGGGCAGACGCTGACCTTCGTGCCCGTGCCCCAGTTCGCCCTCGACGTGCAGCGGGCGGGTGGCTGGCTGGAGTACATGAAGGAGCGCGACGACGCGGCGGCCGTGCGGGCCGCCCAGGGGGAGGCCACCCATGCCTAA
- a CDS encoding 3-isopropylmalate dehydratase large subunit yields the protein MGMTIAEKILAAHSGHDQVVPGQLIECATDWVLCHEITTPAALRMLEERGMDRVFNPGQIVAVPDHSVPAMNIKAAKMYQKLKSWVQEKGIKHFYDVGRGGIAHVVLENTGLVKPGQTLVSGDSHTCNAGALGMFATGVGSTDLAGAIYAGRVWFKVPETMLIRVTGEMQPGVTPKDIVLEVIKRIGADGANYLVMEWVGDTIDRMDMEGRFTLTNMAIEAGGKTGIVAVDETTRAYLAERGVTPDQYTEYTSDPDARYKVVIDVDASQVEPTVAYPHIPSNGRVAGQDRIAVTHAYVGSCTNGRIGDLRDVARILKGRKVADGVQMIVVPATQAIWKQAAQEGLMEIFVDAGASVSYPSCGACLGMHSGVLGPDDVCISSTNRNFVGRMGDPSAQIYLASPATVAASAVAGYITDPREYNAGGPQAAD from the coding sequence ATGGGAATGACGATTGCCGAAAAGATTCTGGCGGCCCACAGCGGCCACGACCAGGTGGTGCCGGGGCAACTCATCGAGTGCGCGACCGACTGGGTGCTGTGCCACGAGATCACCACCCCCGCCGCCCTGCGGATGCTCGAAGAACGCGGCATGGACCGGGTGTTCAACCCGGGGCAGATCGTCGCCGTGCCCGACCATTCCGTCCCGGCCATGAACATCAAGGCCGCCAAGATGTACCAGAAGCTCAAGTCCTGGGTGCAGGAAAAGGGCATCAAGCACTTCTACGACGTGGGCCGCGGCGGCATCGCCCACGTCGTGCTGGAGAACACCGGCCTCGTGAAGCCGGGTCAGACCCTCGTGAGCGGCGACTCGCACACCTGCAACGCGGGGGCGCTGGGCATGTTCGCCACGGGCGTGGGCAGCACCGACCTCGCGGGCGCGATCTACGCGGGCCGGGTATGGTTCAAGGTGCCCGAGACCATGCTGATCCGCGTCACCGGCGAGATGCAGCCCGGCGTGACCCCCAAGGACATCGTGCTGGAGGTCATCAAGCGGATCGGGGCGGACGGCGCGAACTACCTCGTGATGGAGTGGGTGGGCGACACCATCGACCGGATGGACATGGAGGGCCGCTTCACCCTGACGAACATGGCGATTGAGGCGGGCGGCAAGACGGGCATCGTCGCGGTGGACGAGACGACGCGGGCGTACCTCGCCGAGCGCGGGGTCACGCCCGACCAGTACACGGAATACACCTCCGACCCCGACGCACGGTACAAGGTCGTCATCGACGTGGACGCCTCGCAGGTCGAGCCCACCGTCGCCTATCCCCACATCCCCAGCAACGGGCGGGTGGCGGGCCAGGACCGCATCGCCGTCACGCACGCCTACGTGGGAAGCTGCACGAACGGGCGCATCGGCGACCTGCGGGACGTAGCGCGCATCCTGAAGGGGCGCAAAGTGGCCGACGGCGTGCAGATGATCGTCGTGCCCGCCACCCAGGCGATCTGGAAGCAGGCGGCGCAGGAAGGTCTGATGGAAATCTTCGTGGACGCGGGGGCCAGCGTGAGCTACCCGAGCTGTGGCGCGTGCCTGGGGATGCACTCGGGCGTGCTGGGGCCGGACGACGTGTGCATCTCCTCCACCAACCGCAATTTCGTGGGGCGGATGGGCGATCCCTCGGCGCAGATTTACCTCGCGTCTCCCGCGACGGTGGCGGCGAGCGCGGTGGCCGGGTACATCACCGACCCGCGCGAGTACAACGCGGGGGGACCGCAGGCGGCGGACTGA
- a CDS encoding sugar efflux transporter, with product MSDVSAPSPTSGTLAAVWRLPHAPGLALTVLFIGLAQSLAAPYLPLFAVDRLGLTPLQLGVFLTLTAVSSVLISTRLARLSDHLPDRRPVLLLALAAGALGYAGLSVTRAYPVMLLIGVTLLATGAAAFPQVFSLARAQFAVAPGGLPDRAVTALRSVFALAWVVGPGVGAFALARLDFHGLFLVTAGCLTLAALPVLRVRTAPPTPARAVTTEARQDGRPRRPLAWVTLAFVLYGMSMSMGMTMFPLLVTRVLGGTDGQVGFLVGFCALLEIPLMLAFVAARRLPSTERLVKWAMVLFVLHFALLFLAQGMPLLVVTQAVRAAVLAVLAGLGMAYFQELMPGRFGVATTLYSNTMNVGSMFAGIVSGACAQLFGYRAVFLLCALLTLGAWVVMQAITRPRVVTRREVEAPL from the coding sequence ATGTCCGACGTGTCCGCCCCCTCTCCCACCTCCGGCACCCTCGCCGCCGTCTGGCGCCTCCCCCACGCCCCGGGGCTCGCCCTCACGGTCCTCTTCATCGGCCTGGCCCAGTCGCTCGCCGCCCCCTACCTCCCCCTCTTCGCGGTGGACCGCCTGGGCCTCACGCCGCTGCAACTGGGCGTCTTCCTGACCCTGACCGCCGTGAGCAGCGTGCTGATCAGCACCCGGCTGGCCCGGCTCTCCGACCACCTCCCGGACCGCCGCCCCGTCCTGCTGCTCGCGCTCGCGGCGGGCGCGCTGGGGTACGCGGGGCTGAGTGTCACCCGGGCCTACCCGGTGATGCTCCTGATCGGGGTCACGCTGCTGGCGACGGGCGCGGCGGCCTTTCCGCAGGTATTCTCGCTCGCTCGGGCCCAGTTCGCGGTGGCTCCGGGGGGCCTCCCCGACCGGGCGGTGACGGCGCTCAGGTCGGTCTTCGCCCTCGCCTGGGTGGTCGGGCCGGGGGTAGGGGCCTTCGCCCTCGCGCGGCTGGACTTCCACGGCCTCTTCCTCGTCACGGCGGGGTGTCTTACGCTCGCCGCCCTGCCCGTCCTGCGGGTGAGGACGGCGCCGCCCACCCCCGCGCGCGCCGTGACGACCGAGGCGAGGCAGGACGGACGGCCACGCCGTCCCCTCGCCTGGGTCACCCTGGCCTTCGTGCTGTACGGCATGAGCATGAGCATGGGCATGACGATGTTCCCGCTGCTCGTCACCCGGGTGCTCGGCGGCACGGACGGGCAGGTGGGCTTTCTGGTTGGATTTTGCGCCCTGCTGGAAATTCCCCTGATGCTCGCCTTCGTGGCGGCGCGGCGTCTCCCCTCCACCGAGCGGCTGGTGAAGTGGGCGATGGTCCTTTTCGTGCTGCACTTCGCGCTGCTTTTCCTCGCGCAGGGGATGCCGCTCCTCGTCGTCACGCAGGCGGTGCGGGCGGCCGTGCTCGCCGTGCTGGCAGGGCTGGGCATGGCCTACTTTCAGGAACTCATGCCGGGCCGCTTCGGCGTCGCCACCACCCTGTACTCGAACACCATGAACGTCGGGAGCATGTTCGCGGGGATCGTGTCGGGGGCGTGTGCGCAGCTTTTCGGCTACCGCGCTGTCTTTCTGCTGTGCGCCCTGCTCACCCTGGGAGCGTGGGTGGTCATGCAGGCCATTACGCGCCCGCGGGTGGTGACGAGGCGGGAGGTTGAGGCGCCCCTGTAG
- the trpA gene encoding tryptophan synthase subunit alpha encodes MTATLTRGAERIHAAFERVKAEGRAAFMPFMTAGYPSASAFPGVADALLAHADLLEVGIPYSDPLGDGPTIQRASEQALAGGTSTRRTLALVKELRARHDTPIVIMTYVNPIYAVGPREFMRLSQDAGVDGLILPDLPPDQDLEIADLAAEHGLAVTFLIAPTSTPERIKLVADACTGFLYAVSVTGVTGAREGTALGEVPAMLALAREYARVPVAVGFGVKDAQTAHQVAGVADGVVVGSAFVNAVREGQDVGALAASIAEGCRR; translated from the coding sequence ATGACCGCGACGCTGACGAGGGGCGCCGAGCGGATTCACGCCGCCTTCGAGCGGGTGAAGGCAGAGGGTCGCGCCGCCTTCATGCCCTTCATGACGGCGGGTTACCCGAGCGCGTCAGCGTTCCCCGGGGTCGCCGACGCCCTGCTCGCTCACGCGGACCTGCTCGAAGTCGGCATCCCCTACTCCGATCCCCTCGGCGACGGTCCCACCATCCAGCGGGCGTCCGAGCAGGCGCTGGCGGGCGGCACGAGCACGCGGCGCACCCTGGCGCTCGTGAAGGAGCTGCGGGCCCGTCACGACACGCCCATCGTGATCATGACGTACGTCAATCCCATCTACGCCGTCGGGCCCCGCGAGTTCATGCGGCTCTCGCAGGACGCGGGGGTGGACGGCCTGATTCTCCCCGACCTGCCGCCCGACCAGGACCTCGAAATCGCGGACCTCGCCGCCGAGCACGGGCTGGCGGTGACGTTCCTGATCGCGCCGACGAGCACGCCGGAGCGCATCAAGCTGGTGGCGGACGCCTGCACCGGCTTCCTGTACGCCGTCTCGGTAACGGGGGTGACCGGGGCGCGGGAGGGGACGGCGCTCGGCGAGGTGCCCGCCATGCTCGCCCTCGCGCGTGAATACGCCCGGGTGCCCGTCGCCGTGGGCTTCGGGGTGAAGGACGCCCAGACGGCCCATCAGGTCGCCGGGGTGGCGGACGGGGTGGTCGTCGGCAGCGCCTTTGTCAACGCCGTGCGCGAGGGGCAGGACGTGGGGGCCCTCGCCGCGAGCATCGCCGAGGGGTGCCGCCGGTAG
- the trpB gene encoding tryptophan synthase subunit beta: MSLTLPSYPQPDGRGRYGRFGGRYVPETLIPALDELEAAYRAAKADPAFLGELDRLFREFVGRPSPLYLAQRLTDHAGGARIYLKREDFNYTGAHKINNCLAQALLAVRMGKRRVIAETGAGQHGVASATAAALLGLDCVVYMGAEDIRRQALNVFRMRLLGAEVREVTSGTSTLKDATNEAIRDWVTNVRETFYILGSVVGPHPYPAMVRDFQAVIGEEVKVQLQAVEGRSAPDAIVACVGGGSNAIGIFAPYAYLPAEERPRLIGTEAAGEGVESGRHAASMAGGRIGVLHGSMMYLLNDDEGQIVPPHSISAGLDYPGIGPEHCHYAETGVAEYVPVTDAQALEALQLLTRLEGIIPALESAHAIYHAVRLAQELGPDGVIVVNLSGRGDKDVAEVMRLLEMERDQGLLDKEVEQVTREVLA, translated from the coding sequence ATGTCCCTCACTCTCCCCAGCTACCCGCAGCCGGACGGGCGCGGGCGCTACGGACGCTTCGGCGGGCGCTACGTCCCCGAGACGCTGATCCCCGCGCTCGACGAACTCGAAGCCGCCTACCGGGCCGCCAAAGCAGATCCCGCCTTCCTCGGTGAACTCGACCGCCTGTTCAGGGAGTTCGTGGGCCGCCCCAGTCCCCTGTACCTCGCCCAGCGCCTGACGGACCATGCGGGCGGGGCGAGGATTTACCTCAAGCGCGAGGATTTCAACTACACGGGCGCCCACAAGATCAACAACTGCCTCGCGCAGGCCCTCCTCGCCGTGCGGATGGGCAAGCGCCGGGTGATCGCCGAGACGGGGGCCGGGCAGCACGGGGTCGCCTCCGCCACCGCCGCCGCCCTGCTGGGCCTGGACTGCGTGGTCTACATGGGCGCCGAGGACATCCGCCGTCAGGCCCTCAACGTCTTCCGGATGCGGCTGCTCGGCGCCGAGGTCCGCGAGGTCACCTCCGGCACGAGCACCCTCAAGGACGCGACCAACGAGGCGATCCGCGACTGGGTGACGAACGTGCGGGAGACCTTCTACATCCTGGGCAGCGTGGTCGGCCCACACCCCTACCCGGCGATGGTCCGCGACTTCCAGGCCGTGATCGGCGAGGAGGTCAAGGTCCAGCTTCAGGCGGTGGAGGGCCGCTCCGCTCCCGACGCCATCGTGGCCTGCGTGGGCGGCGGCTCGAACGCCATCGGCATCTTCGCGCCGTACGCCTACCTGCCTGCAGAGGAGCGGCCCCGATTGATCGGCACCGAGGCCGCCGGGGAGGGCGTGGAGAGCGGCAGGCACGCGGCGAGCATGGCGGGCGGGCGCATCGGCGTCCTCCACGGCTCGATGATGTATCTGCTGAACGACGACGAGGGACAGATCGTCCCGCCGCACTCCATCAGCGCGGGCCTGGACTACCCCGGCATCGGCCCCGAGCACTGCCACTACGCCGAGACGGGCGTGGCCGAGTACGTGCCCGTCACCGACGCGCAGGCTCTGGAAGCCCTGCAACTCCTCACCCGGCTGGAGGGCATCATCCCCGCCCTGGAGAGCGCCCACGCCATCTACCACGCGGTGAGGCTGGCGCAGGAACTCGGGCCGGACGGCGTGATCGTGGTCAACCTCTCCGGCCGCGGCGACAAGGACGTGGCGGAGGTCATGCGGTTGCTGGAGATGGAGCGGGACCAGGGCCTGCTGGACAAGGAAGTGGAGCAGGTCACCCGGGAGGTTCTGGCATGA
- the gluQRS gene encoding tRNA glutamyl-Q(34) synthetase GluQRS yields the protein MTASSPPVVGRFAPSPTGAMHLGNARTALLAWLHSRALGGRHLLRFEDLDTGRVRPWAFDTTRRDLEWLGLDWDAEYTQSERLDVYAEAVTHLDTYPCTCTRREVLATIQASAGAPHGEEPVYPGTCRAGRVNPERPAALRWRVPDETVYAHDALTRETLCQHLPTEVGDFVLRRNDGAYAYHLAVVVDDGLMGVTDVVRGADLWPATPRQVALQKALGYPSPRSLHVPLLTDFRGERLAKRGGAPPLMALREGGEEPGRVLATLARSLGWEVPDTVGATELLPFWRAQLPPAQFPLPPQT from the coding sequence ATGACCGCCTCCTCCCCGCCCGTCGTGGGCCGCTTCGCCCCCAGCCCGACGGGCGCGATGCACCTCGGGAACGCGCGCACGGCCCTCCTCGCCTGGCTGCACTCCCGCGCCCTGGGGGGCCGCCACCTCCTGCGCTTCGAGGACCTGGACACCGGGCGGGTGAGACCCTGGGCCTTCGACACCACCCGCCGTGACCTGGAGTGGCTGGGGCTGGACTGGGACGCGGAGTACACGCAGTCCGAGCGACTGGACGTGTACGCGGAGGCGGTGACGCACCTCGACACCTACCCCTGCACCTGCACCCGGCGCGAGGTGCTGGCGACCATTCAAGCGAGCGCGGGTGCCCCGCACGGCGAGGAGCCTGTCTATCCGGGGACGTGCCGGGCGGGCCGCGTGAATCCAGAGCGGCCCGCCGCCTTGCGCTGGCGGGTGCCGGACGAGACCGTGTATGCCCACGACGCCCTGACCCGGGAGACTCTCTGCCAGCACCTCCCCACCGAGGTCGGCGACTTCGTGCTCCGCCGCAACGACGGGGCCTACGCCTACCACCTCGCGGTCGTGGTGGACGACGGGTTGATGGGCGTGACGGACGTGGTGCGCGGCGCCGACCTGTGGCCCGCCACGCCCCGGCAGGTGGCCCTGCAAAAAGCTTTGGGCTATCCCAGCCCGCGTTCCCTCCACGTTCCCCTCCTGACTGACTTTCGGGGCGAACGCCTCGCCAAGCGGGGGGGAGCACCACCGCTGATGGCCCTGCGCGAGGGGGGAGAGGAGCCCGGGCGGGTGCTGGCGACCCTCGCCCGCTCGCTCGGGTGGGAGGTGCCGGACACTGTAGGAGCGACAGAGTTATTGCCGTTCTGGCGCGCGCAATTACCCCCCGCTCAATTCCCTCTTCCCCCACAAACTTAG
- a CDS encoding PIG-L deacetylase family protein, producing the protein MSFAQPPTLLAVFAHPDDEAFSVGGTLTHYARRGVRVVLACATRGEAGKITVPGMTVDDLGQQREGELREACRALEIPEPVFLDFHDSGRYERTRHDDPLALMNVSPLDVEVKLRALIGDVRPQVMVTFDPHGGYGHIDHLQIHRAAVGAFFSTGHVPGGGPRRLYFTAFTHEAAQGIARMGQDLDPLVYGVSEDTIAVRMNVTAYAENKKSALAAHGTQTGETSLLGRMSPEERQAMETRLLGTESFAIGGTRTPVPTLPLRGLFDGLPGFEALDD; encoded by the coding sequence ATGAGCTTTGCACAGCCCCCCACCCTCCTCGCCGTGTTCGCCCACCCCGACGACGAGGCCTTCAGCGTCGGCGGCACCCTCACCCACTACGCGCGGCGGGGCGTGCGGGTGGTCCTCGCCTGCGCCACCCGCGGCGAGGCCGGGAAGATCACCGTGCCGGGCATGACCGTGGACGACCTCGGCCAGCAGCGCGAGGGGGAGTTGCGCGAGGCGTGCCGGGCCCTCGAAATCCCGGAGCCCGTCTTCCTCGACTTCCACGACTCGGGCCGCTACGAGCGCACCCGCCATGACGACCCCCTCGCGCTGATGAACGTGAGCCCCCTCGACGTGGAGGTCAAACTCCGCGCGCTGATCGGGGACGTGCGGCCTCAGGTCATGGTGACCTTCGATCCCCACGGGGGCTACGGGCACATCGACCACCTCCAGATTCACCGGGCGGCGGTGGGCGCCTTTTTCAGCACCGGGCACGTGCCGGGCGGGGGGCCACGGCGCCTGTACTTCACGGCGTTCACGCACGAGGCGGCGCAGGGCATCGCCCGCATGGGGCAGGACCTCGACCCCCTGGTCTACGGGGTCAGCGAGGACACCATCGCCGTGCGGATGAACGTCACCGCCTACGCCGAGAACAAGAAATCCGCCCTCGCCGCCCACGGCACCCAGACGGGCGAGACGAGCCTGCTGGGCCGCATGAGCCCCGAGGAACGTCAGGCGATGGAAACGCGCCTGCTGGGCACCGAGAGCTTCGCCATCGGCGGGACGCGCACGCCCGTCCCCACCCTGCCCCTCCGGGGGCTGTTCGACGGGCTGCCCGGCTTCGAGGCGCTGGACGACTGA